The nucleotide sequence CACCTCTTTGAAACATACAGAGTGTTTGATCGTCGACACTTGCATATAACAAACAAGGTCGAGTTTGTGAGCATGAAACATTGATTTGTATAGACACCAATCAGTAAGAAATGAAGACAACTCCACAAAATGTTGATCACTCAGAAAACCAGCAGTTTGAAGATCCTAATGTTGGATACGTTGGCACTTGgataacaaagaaaaagttcCAGCATAACTGTAGCCAGTGGAATATTGAAGGACAAGTCTCCTGAAAGGAAAACCCTCCTTTGCAATAGAGGAGAGCAATTCATAAAAGATaatcaaaaacaacaagtcAATGGAATATGAAGTGAGTGGGGTTTCAGAGTCtcattttggattttgaatATGATGAAGACCTCAATGTTGATCTCTCTCCAAGAGCATAAGAAATGCCTATGATGGATGCGCAATAATGGCTAATGATGTAACACTCATCAAGAAGATTGCAATTCTTGAACAAGTCAAAAAGTGATTTCTCAAAGATAAAGTAGTTGTGAGAGAGATCAACCTTGAGGAGTTTAGGAAGTACCAATGAAAGAGTCATGTGGTTTATGTCAAATTTGAACGTTGTGGGGTTAATGAAGTCGAGTTCTTCGAGCAAAATGAAATAATAGGCAATGAGAAACAAATTAGTATCAGAGatagaatcaattttggaacaaatGAGAGAGGTCAATGTTGTAATCTTTTGAGATAAGCTTGTAATCAATTTCTGGGAATTATGGGCTGATTAGAGAGATTTAGTGATATGAGGTTCAAAAGTGTtgtgaaagtgactcaaaattgaagaaattgaagGATGCAGTCAATTTCGATGGCCAAATTGGATAGCTCGGTGACCGAATTTGCTCTGTCGGATGTTGGCACCTTTGAGAAGGATCACAAGAATGTAGTTGCTGAAGCAACCCCCAAGATTGCCTCTTTATTCCTGCTTCTAACATTGAAAAAGGTAACCCTGATGCAACCCTAACTACTGTAGATATTGAATATGGTAAAAAACTAAGGTTAGAAGACTTAAATGCCGCTATTGAGAGTACTAAGCACATGTATGTGGATGACCCTGAAACTGGTGTTGAGAAAACGGTTGATGACTCTGTTCAACTATCTCCTAAGAAAGATGATGATTGAAAGAATGTTGGGCCGGATGTTGGAACATCCTTGGACAATAGGACAAACAGGGTGATGACTCTGGAACCCTTGTTGAAGATGAATCAGGCtttaaaactgcttctgaaaaAGAATTCCCTTATGATGATACTATTGAGAACTCTCCTGCAGATGAAGACAAACAGACTGAAGTTGAAACTGATCCTGAAGAAGACCCCTATGTTGAGAAGGATAAGGAGGATGTGGTGAATGATGACGACATTGACTCTGATGATGTTCCTATGGGCGAAAGATATGGTGAAAGTGTTGCCAAGAGGTTAAGAGGTAAGAAATGAAAAGTTGTTTCCTCTGTGACTAGAACCCCCAAGAGAGTTTTTCCAAATATTTCTAAGATCCCCTATGCGATGGAAAGTCCCAAGACTAGGACAAAGACTGCTGGTGTAGGACCATAGAAAGGCTGGAGCAAGGTGAAGGTAAAGACTACTGCTGGAAGGTCAAGGAAGAGGAAAGGTATCTTTTCTAGTGAATCTGAGTATAGTGTTGAGGAGGATGTTCTAAACATCATCTCATCTACATCAAAGAAGTCTGTTAGGAAGAAGGTAGTGCAGACTGTTACAAATGTGCCTATTGAGAAGGAATCTTTTCACCCTCATGAAAATGCGCAAAGGTGGAATTTTATCTATCATAGGTAGCTGGCCCTAGAAGATGATGCGGATGAGCAGGAAGGTAATGAGGAAGAAGAAGCAGAGGATGCTGGtagtgaggaagaagaagaaacagaaGATGCTGACAATAAGAATGAAGAGGAAGCCTCTGATAGTAGCCCTGATGCTGTTTGATTCCTTGGACATTTTTCTTGTTCTAACCTGtggtttttctcttttttttcttcttctttttgggCTACGCCCTGGATAATTTGAGCATCAAGTGTGCCTATGGTCTCTAATCCTGATATTCTTCTCTTTTTGGTTCTTTTGGCACTTTATGAGTATTCTGCAAATTTATGTTCTTCTGAGGATTTCTATGCTTCTGGTATTCTCTATTTTGGCATATTTTGTAGCTAAAAAGGGGAAGTAAATGTTTATGTATGCCTTCctgtttatgtttgtttatgcattTATTTTGCATGTTTTCTTTTGGGTGTATGTTATCTGATGTCCCTGTTGATGTTCAAACATCTCATCTGTCTACCTATGGTGCTTGAAGTAAGTTTTCCTGCGTTTGGTATGATTTTAAAGTTTTCCTTTCTTTATTAGTATGCATGCACATGTTAAGGGGGAGTAGTAGAAAGATATTTGTCCTGTGTTACTATTCACTCATAGGTTGTTATGTTGAGGGGGAGTGATACTATGAAGTGTGCTTAGGTGTGCTCAAGTTGTGTGGTAGGATGTGGTATTTGATGTTGGAACATCCAGTTGCATGTGTGTAAGggaatttatttttcccttGCTGAATATTGTTTTCTGTGAGGcaaattttttttcaatccACTACTGCTTGCCTCTAATTTTCTTTAGTGGTACCTCATTTCTCCTGTCAACCATGTTCCTGGTAAAGCTTTTCTGAAAATTTGGAAATGGTTTTTATGAGTAGTATCATATTTTCTTCTAGTATGGTTGATTAAGTTGTGTGACAGAAGACCTATGTGTGGtatctctaaaaaatttctacataTCTCTAAATTCTCTTCAGAAATATTGTTTTCTACTACTTTTCATTGAAAGAATGTTCTAGAAGTAGTTTTTGGAAAATGTTCTACTGTTCTTCATGGTTgtgtttatgatgatttgaagaagtgTATTTGTGGTATCTCTTTAGATATTCCTTTTTATGTGCTGCTTTTTCTTCATAAGATGTGTGCTCAAGATGATTGAATAAATGGATGTTTGATATCTCTCTACTTTTTTTATGTCTTTAGtttgttttagcaaaaatttgCCAAAGGAGAAGATTGTTGAGTATTTGAAGTATTGGCCTcatttttgctaaaacaaatattcatgttGGATATGTTGTTCCAACATCATGGTATCTTGTACgatgttggatatgatgttcCAACATCTTGGCACGGATCAGTGTGCCTTGTGTTTGTGCTTAGCTGTACATGCGCTTTATCTTATTAAGGTTTCCACGCCTTATTTCTTGTTGGCCAAGTAACGCGTTTTTGTCCAGGATCTACTGGAAGATTTGTTCCTAAAATATACACAATATTTTTAGCAAATCTTTGGATATGTTTGGCGGTTCCTAAAGATGTTTGTACTTTTTAGGAGATGCtatatttgtttctattttgttatctGGATCAGCTGAAGGATCTATAATGTTCTGGAGTCCAACAAGACTATTATAGCTTGTGTTGCTTCAGTATATATTCaagacttcaagacctaatcAAGTACTCAGGCCGTCATTCTAGAATAGAGTTTTTAGGTTTTTGAGtcgttgttctttgtgagcctTTTTCTTGTATCGCTTTGATACATGATAAGGACTGAGTTTTAGTGTTTGTTAA is from Medicago truncatula cultivar Jemalong A17 chromosome 1, MtrunA17r5.0-ANR, whole genome shotgun sequence and encodes:
- the LOC112418536 gene encoding glutamic acid-rich protein-like is translated as MAKLDSSVTEFALSDVGTFEKDHKNVVAEATPKIASLFLLLTLKKDKQGDDSGTLVEDESGFKTASEKEFPYDDTIENSPADEDKQTEVETDPEEDPYVEKDKEDVVNDDDIDSDDVPMGERYGESVAKRLRGWSKVKVKTTAGRSRKRKGIFSSESEYSVEEDVLNIISSTSKKSVRKKLALEDDADEQEGNEEEEAEDAGSEEEEETEDADNKNEEEASDSSPDAV